One stretch of Lucilia cuprina isolate Lc7/37 chromosome 6, ASM2204524v1, whole genome shotgun sequence DNA includes these proteins:
- the LOC111675980 gene encoding larval/pupal cuticle protein H1C-like, translating to MKFIICLALFVAATSAHVVAPLTTYTAAAPAYTTYSAAAPAYTTYAAAAPAYTTYAAAAPAYTSSVYSAPASYVAAPAVYSAAQVATPVAAYAAPATVYSTLLKKK from the exons atgaaa TTCATCATCTGCTTGGCTCTCTTCGTTGCTGCTACTTCAGCTCATGTTGTAGCTCCACTTACCACTTACACTGCTGCTGCTCCAGCTTATACCACCTACTCAGCTGCCGCTCCTGCTTACACCACATATGCCGCTGCTGCTCCAGCTTATACTACCTATGCTGCTGCTGCCCCCGCCTATACCTCCTCTGTTTATAGTGCTCCTGCTTCATATGTGGCTGCTCCTGCCGTATACAGTGCTGCTCAAGTTGCTACCCCAGTTGCTGCTTACGCTGCTCCCGCTACCGTTTACTCAACCTTGTTGAAGAAGAAATAA
- the LOC111675979 gene encoding larval/pupal cuticle protein H1C-like, with the protein MKFIICLALFIAAASAHVVAPLTTYTAAAPAYTTYSAAAPAYTTYAAAAPAYTTYAAAPAYTASVYSAPASYVAAPAVYSAAQVATPVAAYAAPATVYSTLLKKK; encoded by the exons atgaaa ttcaTCATCTGCTTGGCTCTCTTCATTGCTGCTGCTTCAGCTCATGTTGTAGCTCCACTTACAACTTACACTGCTGCTGCACCAGCTTATACCACCTATTCAGCTGCCGCTCCTGCTTACACCACATATGCCGCTGCTGCTCCAGCTTACACTACCTATGCTGCTGCCCCTGCCTATACCGCCTCGGTTTATAGTGCTCCTGCTTCATATGTGGCAGCTCCCGCTGTGTACAGTGCTGCTCAAGTTGCTACACCAGTTGCTGCTTATGCTGCTCCCGCCACCGTTTACTCTACCTTGTTGAAGAAGAAATAA